Proteins encoded together in one Lathyrus oleraceus cultivar Zhongwan6 chromosome 5, CAAS_Psat_ZW6_1.0, whole genome shotgun sequence window:
- the LOC127087028 gene encoding fasciclin-like arabinogalactan protein 12 has translation MVMMKFNFPLFTLSLLLTILFHSTTTTSAADSPAPSPSSAPTDIIRILKKAGGFTTLIRLLQTTQVATQINAQLLNSNNGLTLFAPNDNSFSSLKPGFLNSLNDQQKNELIQFHELPSFVSLSNFDTLSNPVRTQAGDDPTRLALNITSSGNQVNLTTGVVNATVGGSVFSDHQLAIYQVDKVLLPRDFFVPKSPPPAPAPEKAKDSKKKSAEGPASADDDTKSSAMSLKDKTGVMFIVAVASVSVATVFSL, from the coding sequence ATGGTGATGATGAAGTTCAACTTTCCTCTCTTCACACTCTCACTTCTTCTAACAATCCTCTTCCATTCCACCACCACAACTTCAGCAGCTGATTCACCAGCACCATCACCATCATCCGCCCCAACAGACATCATCAGAATCCTCAAAAAAGCCGGTGGTTTCACCACCTTAATCCGTCTTCTCCAAACAACACAAGTAGCCACACAAATCAATGCTCAGCTTCTAAACTCAAACAATGGCCTAACACTATTTGCACCCAATGATAACTCCTTCTCATCCCTCAAACCTGGTTTCCTCAATTCCCTTAACGATCAACAAAAGAATGAGCTTATTCAGTTCCATGAATTACCCTCTTTTGTTTCACTCTCGAATTTCGATACTTTAAGCAACCCGGTTAGAACACAAGCTGGTGATGATCCTACAAGATTAGCATTGAACATAACAAGTTCCGGGAATCAAGTGAATTTAACAACCGGTGTTGTTAATGCTACTGTTGGTGGCAGTGTTTTCTCCGATCATCAACTTGCTATATATCAAGTTGATAAAGTTCTTCTTCCTAGAGATTTCTTCGTTCCCAAGTCTCCTCCACCTGCTCCTGCACCAGAAAAAGCTAAGGACTCTAAGAAAAAATCTGCAGAGGGTCCAGCTTCTGCAGACGATGATACTAAATCTTCTGCTATGAGTTTGAAGGACAAAACTGGAGTTATGTTCATTGTTGCAGTTGCTTCTGTTTCTGTAGCGACTGTGTTTTCATTGTGA